A stretch of the Erpetoichthys calabaricus chromosome 3, fErpCal1.3, whole genome shotgun sequence genome encodes the following:
- the lrif1 gene encoding ligand-dependent nuclear receptor-interacting factor 1, translated as MSTANNISVPVKMNAAVTAPSSNASSTGGMYRVLHAFDASGKKLLKLIPIGPQCIPIAPSHNKTTNACLQTIVEQQRVFTSSPIQIAQSAITQSALPVLEQSSSGKYIIPAERTFVLKPVSTIPVNEKVAIPTTNSSIKVCVPSLIKQKLVPGTSHMVNADHAYSVVNINPHPVTTKPLVLPAGSKFHISTGTESKAVSTSTLSPGIQEKILATVGSGSQEPQKNVQTVIYLSPVNAVKTAPVNTVKLTPLKSVPLTAPKEAQVTLVKTPAPAVNVNPIKNSQEPLKIVSSHVQNQGAPMKWVVQENPDSPAPYLVPVKPNHNAASKILKTLATIEQAEKGAKEPSVLSETATTQTTSGKDNSLVMCNGKTYLLAKKNPEPTKLQVVKHKGNEAVLNVKTEKPTAETEMERTLKFSLQSSQPTSSSTCFIKRNVTSEKPIVIQDDSDTDVDNSDEVQHVEFSKSSNSTPGRQKCVAVQTVRRGICTIAEVIDMTNDNDPITSENHTLSYKESVLFSHGSTVQQIPVDLCEGFSGHTPSKRKYETDSQLRKRFGITSDVKICLKRCSPHKSISLQAKTQQVILNNKNPLEGIRKLIQESKADARAKKLNLSQTEVSGKCDPKTSPKRTSECLPPDFKKMKIDSQGDMVIPSSSEENSRKQGVSPYNVHPCENTSGHNFVPSNDKDSAMDEVAHCSKQLDSIPSGSSNTSASTMDEDIFIVTPMDSEEIVREEKIKRLKELLKQKETALEEIRKNRVVSIS; from the exons ATGAGTACCGCGAATAACATTTCAGTTCCTGTTAAAATGAATGCCGCTGTCACAGCACCTAGTTCAAACGCAAG ttctaCTGGTGGAATGTATAGGGTACTGCATGCTTTTGATGCAAGTGGAAAAAAACTCTTGAAGCTAATTCCTATAGGTCCTCAGTGCATACCAATCGCTCCCAGccataacaaaacaacaaatgcttGTCTTCAGACAATTGTTGAGCAGCAGAGAGTGTTCACATCTTCTCCAATTCAGATTGCACAGTCTGCCATCACACAAAGTGCCTTGCCTGTTCTTGAACAAAGCAGTTCCggaaaatacattattcctgcTGAAAGGACTTTTGTTTTAAAGCCAGTAAGCACAATTCCAGTAAATGAAAAGGTTGCCATACCCACAACAAACTCTTCTATTAAGGTTTGTGTTCCATCTCTAATCAAACAGAAGCTGGTTCCAGGTACATCACATATGGTCAATGCTGACCATGCCTACTCAGTTGTAAACATAAACCCACATCCTGTGACTACAAAACCACTAGTGCTCCCTGCTGGGAGTAAATTTCATATTTCCACTGGAACTGAAAGCAAGGCTGTTTCAACATCAACACTCTCACCTGGGATACAGGAAAAAATCCTGGCAACTGTAGGATCTGGGTCACAAGAACCCCAAAAAAATGTGCAGACTGTGATTTATCTCTCACCTGTAAATGCAGTAAAAACTGCACCTGTGAATACAGTAAAACTCACCCCTTTGAAGTCGGTTCCATTGACAGCTCCTAAAGAAGCACAAGTTACATTAGTGAAGACTCCTGCACCAGCTGTAAATGTAAATCCAATAAAAAATTCACAAGAACCTCTTAAGATTGTTTCCTCACATGTACAAAATCAAGGTGCACCTATGAAATGGGTGGTCCAGGAAAATCCTGATTCTCCAGCTCCATACCTTGTTCCTGTAAAGCCAAATCATAATGCTGCATCAAAGATTCTTAAAACATTAGCAACTATTGAACAAGCAGAAAAAGGTGCAAAGGAGCCTTCGGTATTATCAGAAACAGCCACTACTCAAACTACTTCAGGAAAAGATAATTCACTGGTTATGTGCAATGGAAAAACATACTTACTGGCTAAGAAAAACCCCGAACCAACAAAACTGCAGGTTGTCAAGCACAAAGGCAATGAGGCTGTGCTGAATGTGAAAACCGAAAAGCCAACAGCTGAGACGGAAATGGAGAGAACTCTTAAATTTTCTTTGCAATCAAGCCAGCCTACCAGTAGCTCCActtgttttattaaaagaaatgttacTTCTGAAAAGCCAATTGTAATACAGGATGACTCCGATACAGATGTTGATAACAGTGACGAAGTTCAACATGTAGAATTTTCTAAATCAAGTAACAGCACTCCAGGAAGACAGAAGTGTGTAGCTGTCCAAACTGTACGCCGGGGGATATGTACAATTGCAGAAGTAATAGATATGACTAATGACAATGACCCTATTACCAGTGAAAACCACACTTTGTCTTACAAGGAATCTGTATTATTCAGCCATGGGAGCACAGTTCAACAG ATTCCTGTGGACCTATGTGAAGGGTTTAGCGGACACACGCCAAGCAAGAGGAAGTATGAAACAGATAGCCAGTTACGTAAGAGGTTTGGAATCACGTCAGATGTAAAAATATGCCTGAAAAGATGTTCACCCCATAAATCTATAAGCTTACAAGCAAAGACACAGCAAGTCATTTTAAACAACAAGAATCCTCTGGAGGGCATTCGAAAATTAATTCAAGAATCCAAAGCTGATGCAAGAGCAAAGAAACTAAATCTGAGTCAAACAGAG gTTTCTGGAAAATGTGATCCAAAAACATCTCCAAAACGAACAAGTGAATGCCTCCCACcagactttaaaaaaatgaaaattgactcTCAGGGTGACATGGTTATTCCTTCTTCCAGTGAAGAGAATTCTAGAAAACAAGGAGTGAGCCCATATAATGTACATCCATGTGAGAATACAAGTGGGCATAATTTCGTGCCAAGTAATGACAAGGATTCAGCCATGGATGAAGTAGCACACTGCAGCAAACAATTGGACTCCATCCCTTCTGGATCTAGCAATACTTCTGCTAGCACTATGGATGAGGATATTTTTATTGTAACCCCGATGGACTCTGAAGAAATTGTGAGGGAGGAAAAGATAAAAAGGTTAAAAGAACTTTTGAAACAGAAGGAAACGGCTCTTGAAGAAATACGAAAGAACAGGGTAGTCTCCATTAGCTGA
- the LOC114649306 gene encoding SCAN domain-containing protein 3-like, with amino-acid sequence MADCSESRKRKNNSSINDLNENDNAGSSKVAKTKTRYYQDSYLNYGFTFVDKKGIQHPRCLLCGDILANEAMVPSKLQRHFQTKHQNANNKNSAYFRRLMDSQQKQAQLFMKTVSVSDKAQLASFEVAELVAMAMKPHTIVKSLIMPACKIMVKTMLGDDAEKVISKMPSSNNTVSRRIEAMSSDINNNVCVLLQTCKRFALQIDESTDVSGKSQLLAFVRFSNGTKMLEQFLFCKELIETKGEDVFKHVCTFFSENDLLWEWCVAICTDGAPSMTGKMRGFTAFAKRENPNIITTHCFIHREALVSKTLGNELQSVLDQVIKIVNFIFEKLCKDMGSEHYTLLMHTEVRWLSRGKVLSRVYELRDELRQFFLNEQANNEFVTLLADPTWCSKLAYLVDIFEVLNALNSGMQGNDSNILSVTDKLQAFHRKLLMWTSEIETTYLICMFPRAVQADPGAVVLHDVIVKHLSELGDNLQHYFPSLDIPGNDWIRNPFHQQLDLSNLQMTEKEQLLDIASDRTLQLKFKDMNLTEFWIMVEKERPVLGAKAVGILIPFCTTYLCEKAFSALTLLKTKHRGCLLSVENDLRVCLSTAVRARIDKLSNSLRSQPSH; translated from the coding sequence ATGGCCGACTGTAGTGAAAGTCGTAAACGTAAAAACAACAGCAGCATCAACGACCTCAATGAAAATGATAATGCGGGGAGCAGTAAAGTTGCAAAAACGAAAACACGATACTATCAGGACAGTTACTTGAATTATGGGTTTACATTTGTTGACAAAAAAGGTATTCAGCACCCGCgatgtttgttgtgtggtgataTCCTTGCAAATGAAGCCATGGTTCCAAGCAAATTGCAACGTCActttcaaaccaagcatcagaatgcaaataaCAAGAACTCGGCATATTTTAGGCGTTTAATGGACAGCCAGCAGAAGCAAGCACAGCTGTTTATGAAAACTGTATCGGTGTCAGACAAAGCCCAGTTGGCTAGTTTTGAAGTCGCAGAACTGGTTGCCATGGCAATGAAACCACACACCATAGTCAAATCTTTGATTATGCCAGCATGCAAGATAATGGTGAAAACGATGCTTGGTGACGATGCAGAAAAAGTGATATCCAAAATGCCATCGTCAAACAACACCGTTTCTAGGAGGATAGAAGCCATGTCATCTGACATCAACAACAACGTGTGCGTTTTACTTCAGACCTGTAAACGATTTGCTCTGCAGATCGATGAATCTACAGATGTTAGTGGAAAATCCCAGTTGCTGGCCTTTGTAAGGTTTTCGAACGGCACAAAAATGTTGGAACAGTTTCTGTTTTGCAAGGAACTTATTGAAACGAAGGGAGAAGATGTATTTAAACATGTTTGCACGTTTTTCAGTGAGAATGATTTGTTGTGGGAATGGTGTGTTGCTATTTGCACAGATGGCGCTCCATCTATGACCGGCAAAATGCGTGGTTTCACGGCATTTGCTAAGCGTGAAAATCCGAACATAATCACCACCCATTGTTTCATACATAGAGAAGCACTTGTGAGCAAGACGCTGGGAAATGAACTGCAGTCAGTTTTAGATCAGGTCAttaaaattgttaacttcatctTTGAGAAACTGTGCAAAGACATGGGATCAGAACATTACACTCTGCTAATGCATACAGAAGTCAGATGGCTGTCAAGAGGTAAAGTTCTGTCACGGGTGTATGAACTGAGAGATGAACTCCGCCAGTTCTTTCTTAATGAACAAGCAAACAATGAGTTCGTAACACTGTTGGCTGATCCAACATGGTGCAGTAAACTTGCATATCTCGTTGACATTTTTGAAGTATTGAATGCATTGAATTCGGGCATGCAGGGCAATGATTCGAACATACTGTCTGTTACTGACAAGCTGCAAGCTTTCCATCGTAAACTTCTGATGTGGACAAGTGAAATAGAAACAACctatttaatttgcatgtttcctCGTGCAGTACAGGCTGATCCTGGCGCCGTCGTGTTGCATGATGTCATTGTTAAGCATTTGTCAGAGTTGGGAGACAATTTGCAACATTACTTTCCAAGTTTAGACATCCCTGGCAATGACTGGATAAGGAACCCATTCCATCAGCAGTTGGACTTGTCTAACTTACAGATGACAGAGAAAGAACAGCTACTTGACATTGCGAGTGACCGAACATTACAGCTGAAGTTTAAGGACATGAATTTAACAGAGTTTTGGATTATGGTTGAAAAGGAACGTCCTGTGTTAGGTGCTAAGGCTGTCGGCATACTTATTCCATTCTGCACCACTTATCTGTGTGAAAAGGCATTCTCGGCATTGACACTACTGAAGACAAAACACAGAGGATGTTTATTGTCAGTTGAAAATGACTTACGAGTGTGTTTGTCAACTGCAGTTCGAGCTCGTATTGACAAACTTTCAAATTCTCTTCGAAGCCAGCCTTCGCATTAA